Proteins encoded within one genomic window of Sebastes fasciatus isolate fSebFas1 chromosome 18, fSebFas1.pri, whole genome shotgun sequence:
- the lrfn2b gene encoding leucine-rich repeat and fibronectin type-III domain-containing protein 2 codes for MYDSTMDHIIYCLLVLGAAVMTTHACPKYCVCQNLSESLGTLCPSKGLLFVPPDIDRSTVELRLGGNYIIRITQQDFANMTDLVDLTLSRNTISYIQPFSFGDLETLRSLHVDNNRLMELGPDDLRGLVNLQHLIVNNNQLGRIHDKALEDMAPALEDLDLSYNNLMSLPWDSVRQMINLHQLSLDHNLLNFIPEGTFTDLERLARLDLTSNRLQKLPPDPIFARAQDSMILTTPYAPQLSLSLGGNPLHCNCEMLWLRRLERDDDLETCASPPALKGRYFWNVKEEEFLCQPPLITQHTHRMLVLEGQTAGLRCEATGDPSPTIHWISPDDRLLGNSSRTAVYSNGTLSITITTSKDYGTFTCIAANVAGESTASVEVSIVQLPHLSNGTGQPAPPKSRLSDITGTTRISKGAPKSQPERTVSVSEVTAVSALVKWTVSKSAPKVKMYQLQYNCSDDEVLIYRMIPASSKAFLVTNLVSGTRYDLCVLAAWDDSATTLTATNVVGCTHFFTQDDYPQCQSLPSQLLGGTMILVVGGIIVATLLVFILILMLRYKAADTEPPMGKLTSVSDTYSQTNGGRLGPNGLFMPQSQPQPEPKVKAKVTLQDEVVEFKCGSLQSSLTSSSSSSGSMGGGSYSPNSTLANILRSAPSKPRSNLDHLIGAFTLLELRGLQGRDPGASGSTATAAGKPHTDREPLLGRTLDSSLSRLLMLPLDSKPKRSQSFDMGDITVAGAAQLCNKSRRTSSIWTKRSLSVNGMLLQCEEEGDTGGSKGTIDSADWVMESTV; via the exons ATGTATGACTCTACCATGGACCACATCATCTACTGCCTGCTGGTCCTGGGAGCCGCAGTGATGACCACCCATGCATGTCCCAAGTACTGTGTATGCCAGAATCTGTCTGAATCCCTGGGGACACTGTGTCCCTCCAAAGGCCTTCTTTTCGTGCCTCCGGACATTGACCGCAGCACAGTGGAGCTCCGTCTGGGAGGCAACTACATCATCCGCATTACGCAGCAGGACTTTGCCAATATGACCGATCTGGTGGACCTGACCCTCTCCAGGAACACCATCAGCTACATTCAGCCCTTCTCTTTTGGTGACTTGGAAACACTGCGATCGCTTCATGTGGACAACAACCGCTTGATGGAGCTAGGCCCTGATGACTTGCGAGGCTTGGTCAACCTGCAGCACCTCATTGTTAACAACAATCAACTGGGGCGCATCCATGACAAGGCCTTGGAGGACATGGCACCTGCCTTGGAGGATCTGGATCTGTCCTACAACAACCTGATGTCTCTGCCCTGGGACTCAGTCCGCCAGATGATAAACCTGCACCAGCTTAGTCTGGACCACAACCTATTGAACTTTATTCCAGAGGGCACCTTCACTGACCTGGAAAGGCTGGCAAGATTGGACCTGACTTCAAATCGCTTGCAGAAGCTGCCCCCAGACCCCATCTTTGCCCGTGCCCAGGACTCAATGATCCTGACTACACCTTATGCTCCCCAGCTGTCCTTAAGTCTAGGCGGGAACCCACTGCACTGCAACTGTGAGATGCTGTGGCTGCGGAGGCTTGAGAGAGACGATGACCTGGAGACCTGTGCCTCCCCTCCTGCCCTGAAGGGTCGTTACTTTTGGaatgtgaaggaggaggagttttTGTGTCAGCCACCTCTTATAACCCAGCACACCCACAGAATGCTGGTCTTGGAGGGCCAGACAGCCGGCCTAAGATGCGAAGCAACAGGAGACCCTTCTCCTACCATCCACTGGATCTCCCCTGATGATCGGCTGCTTGGCAACTCTTCACGGACTGCAGTGTACAGCAATGGAACCCTAagcatcaccatcaccacctccAAGGACTATGGCACCTTCACCTGCATTGCTGCTAACGTGGCCGGGGAGTCCACCGCCTCCGTGGAGGTGTCCATCGTTCAGCTCCCCCACCTCAGCAATGGCACCGGGCAGCCGGCACCACCAAAGTCACGCCTTTCTGATATCACAGGGACCACCAGGATCAGCAAAGGGGCTCCAAAGAGCCAACCAGAGAGGACTGTGTCCGTCTCCGAGGTGACAGCTGTTTCAGCACTGGTCAAATGGACAGTGAGCAAATCAGCTCCCAAGGTGAAGATGTACCAGCTCCAGTACAACTGCTCTGATGATGAGGTTCTGATCTACAG GATGATCCCGGCCTCCAGCAAAGCTTTCTTGGTGACGAATCTGGTTTCGGGGACCCGCTACGATCTGTGTGTGCTGGCCGCATGGGACGACTCCGCCACCACGCTCACGGCCACCAACGTCGTGGGCTGCACCCATTTCTTCACCCAGGACGACTACCCTCAGTGCCAGTCTCTGCCCAGCCAGCTGCTGGGTGGCACCATGATCCTGGTGGTGGGGGGCATCATCGTAGCCACGCTGCTCGtgttcatcctcatcctcatgcTGCGCTACAAAGCTGCAGATACTGAACCCCCGATGGGCAAACTGACCAGTGTCAGTGACACATACTCTCAGACCAACGGGGGTAGACTCGGGCCAAATGGACTTTTTATGCCCCAGTCTCAGCCTCAGCCGGAGCCAAAGGTCAAGGCCAAAGTGACTCTGCAGGACGAGGTGGTGGAGTTCAAGTGTGGCTCCCTCCAAAGCAGCCtcacctcttcttcctcatcctcaGGCTCCATGGGGGGGGGCTCATACAGCCCCAACAGCACACTTGCCAACATTTTGAGGTCAGCTCCCTCCAAGCCCCGGTCCAACCTGGACCACCTGATCGGGGCTTTCACTTTGCTGGAGCTGCGGGGGTTACAGGGCCGTGACCCGGGAGCCTCCGGTAGCACCGCCACGGCAGCAGGGAAGCCCCACACAGACAGGGAGCCGCTGCTGGGCCGGACGCTGGACTCCAGCCTCAGCCGGCTCCTCATGCTACCTCTGGACTCCAAGCCGAAGAGGAGCCAGTCCTTCGACATGGGAGACATAACGGTCGCCGGGGCCGCTCAACTGTGCAACAAATCACGCAGGACCAGCAGTATCTGGACTAAGAGGAGCCTGTCTGTGAACGGCATGCTGCTGCAGTGCGAGGAGGAGGGGGACACGGGGGGGAGCAAGGGGACAATAGACAGCGCTGACTGGGTGATGGAGAGTACTGTCTAG